GGGCACACCCAAGGACCGGCTGGAAATCCTGCGGAAGGCCTATGCGAAGACTCTGAAGGACCCGCAGATGCTGGCCGAAGCCAAGAAGGCCAAGCTCGTTGTCACCCCCGTGTCGGGTCCGGAAGTGAAGAGGCTCGTGGACGGAATCCTCAACATGCCGCCGGAGGTCAGGGAGAGCCTGTCCTTCCTGGTCGGTCAGACGAAGAAGTAGTCGCCCGCCAACGCCTCAACAGCTCCGCCTTCACGACCTTTCCGGTCGCCCCCTTGGGCAACTCGGACACGAGGCGGATGTGCCGCGGGTACTTGAAGCGGGCCAGCCGGTCCGCGCAGTAGGCCGCCAGGGTGTCGGTTCCCGGACCGGCACCCGGTTTCACCACCACGAACGCGGCTACCTCCTCGCCCAGTTCCGGATGCGGCACCCCTATCACCGCGGCCTCGGCAACGTCCGGGTGCTCGGCCAGCACCGCCTCGACTTCCTCGGGGAAAACCGAGTAGCCGCCCCGGAGGATGCGTTCCCGGAGGCGTCCGGTGATCTCCACGAACCCGCCGGAGGATATCCGGGCGAGATCGCCGGTGCGGAACCAGCCGTCCTCCAGCACCGGGGCCGGATCGTTCCAGTACCCTTGCAGCGCGGCTGGAGTCCTGATTCGGAGTTCGCCCGTGTCTCCGTCCCCGGATTCCGCGCCCGCGTCCGCCACCACCCGAACCTCGACGCCCGGCACCGCCCGCCCGATGCATTCCGGCCGGTCCTCCGGCTCCGACGCCAGATACGAGATGGGCCGGAACAACTCGGTCATGCCGTAACCCCGGAGGATGCGGTGGCCGGCGCGGCGGCGCCACTCCGAAGCGAGGTCCCAGGGGCACGGCGCCGCGCCCGACACCGAGAGGCGCAGCGACGACAGGTCGGCGCCGGCAAACTCCGGCGTGCTCAACAGTCGCCGGAACATGGTGGCCACGCCCAGGAACAGGGTGACGCGGTGCTCTTGCATGGCGGCGAGCACCTCGTCCGGAGCGAATCCCCCGGGCAGCACGACGGTGGCGCCCCTGAGCAGCGGAGCCAGCAAGGAACCGTTGAGACCAAAGGAATGGGGCAACGGCAGCACCGACAAGACCACGTCTTCCGGCACCACCGCCATCATGTCGGCCCATGAGTGGTTCGCGAAGGTCAGCGCCGCGTGGGTGAACACGGCGCCCTTGGGCCGGCCGGTGCTGCCCGAACTGTAGCCGAAGTGGGCCGGCGCGACCCCTTCCGGCACCGTGCTCCACACACCGGTCCGCGCCGCCAAACGCTCCACCACCAAAGCCGCATCCACGTCCGCCAGGATCGCGTCCCGTTCCTCGGACTTCAGCAGCGGGCTCAACGGCACCGCGGTGGCGCCGAGCTTCCAGATGCCCAGCATCGCCGCCGCGAAGCTCCAGTGGTTGGGCAACACCAACGCCACCCGGTCGCCGGGCCGGACGCCCCGGTCCGCGAGTTCCC
The Deltaproteobacteria bacterium DNA segment above includes these coding regions:
- a CDS encoding AMP-binding protein — protein: MNRKVTFPTRNFVCLLEDTAARFPEKPALVCPDETLSYRVLHERAAGFARELADRGVRPGDRVALVLPNHWSFAAAMLGIWKLGATAVPLSPLLKSEERDAILADVDAALVVERLAARTGVWSTVPEGVAPAHFGYSSGSTGRPKGAVFTHAALTFANHSWADMMAVVPEDVVLSVLPLPHSFGLNGSLLAPLLRGATVVLPGGFAPDEVLAAMQEHRVTLFLGVATMFRRLLSTPEFAGADLSSLRLSVSGAAPCPWDLASEWRRRAGHRILRGYGMTELFRPISYLASEPEDRPECIGRAVPGVEVRVVADAGAESGDGDTGELRIRTPAALQGYWNDPAPVLEDGWFRTGDLARISSGGFVEITGRLRERILRGGYSVFPEEVEAVLAEHPDVAEAAVIGVPHPELGEEVAAFVVVKPGAGPGTDTLAAYCADRLARFKYPRHIRLVSELPKGATGKVVKAELLRRWRATTSSSDRPGRTGSP